In Sander vitreus isolate 19-12246 chromosome 8, sanVit1, whole genome shotgun sequence, the genomic window TCTCTACACATAACTgagtcacacaaaaacataacattaCAAAGTAAGAATTTAAACTGGGACAAATTGTCATTAGAACCTGATCAACAGATCAGGAGTCACTGGCACTAATGAGTCAATGCGATCAGTTAATGTAGTAATACGTCTCCGAACTTAAGACctaacaaactaaaaaaagacaacttatgctgcgttctatttacctcggaactcggattcAACTTGGAGGTgaaagtcggaaacacgccccctgacctcggatttacgagctcggaactcggacaacctcgcagtagcccgagttcaaaatccaacatgactgccccctgtatcaacagttgtgaaagctgcagtaacaaaaagttataagcacttctgtcttatttgtgtcactaaatcagtcgttcacacaggcatgttcaacttctatctgtggacatgttgttacgctgtttgcatgcacaaaaaaacagtgtaatgcgttgttatcaactggtattgctaacaatagctaaccaggctagagctaatgaaaacaatgaaaatccgacttggaacgcattcaacacgggtatgacgtcattcctagctccggcttccgagttccaaggtaaatagaacgcggcattaaTGCTTGACCCTTCGCTGTGCACTTACTCCAACaacatgatgtttttttcttttaaccctTTGGTTAGTAGGACTGTGTTCTCTCAGGACTAAATCCACATGTAAATATTATCGGGGAAAAAACAGTGtttaataaaccaaacaaaTCACAGATGAAAAATTGCATAACAATTTCAAAATGCAGCATTGTCTTATTacccatttcatttgtacaaatAAAGAACAACTGTAGAGAGAAAACAGTATAAAAAGGTGCATAAAACTTTATCTTTGCTCAAGCCTCCAGTCAGTCTGTGATCAGGAAGGCATGGGGGATAACAAACATCCAGGCCGTCTGTTCTGTTGTCTTGTCACCTGAACAGTCTGTTCCAAAAGGATATGAAGGTGTTAGAGTTAAAGGCACCGATGAATATGAGCAGCAGAAGGTAGAGACTCATCATGATGGCAAAATGGTGCCTGAGGAGCCAGGACGTGCTGCGGGAACgtctgaagaagaaaaacacaaaaatgaccTTTTGTTTACCAGCACCAACAGAAACTGGTatgtacttattttttttatttagtttccagAAACACAAGAGGCCTATATTGTACTATGGTTGTagttcatatacacacacacacacacacacatacatatatatacatatatatatatatatatatatatatatatatatctctcataacatatgttgtttttaaatttacttATTTCTGTTAGCTTCTGAGACgctatttctgttttatattcccatttccttttatttgtagagaggcagcaaaaaatattgcaaacatttttatttctgccAAAGATTTAAATAACCAGGTCGCTGGGCGCCTTTCAAGTCTTTGAAAGAGACCATCCCCCACTGCTGAGGCTAACAATGGCCTTGCCGAAACAACATGTGTAATGTGGCTTAAATACTTTATCAGCATTTACATCCTTTACCCACAGGTGACTCTTACCTGGACAGGTGCCTCCTCTGAGAGTAAACAAGCAGGTACTTGACTCGCAAAAGCTGATTGTTGGTGACTACAAAGTACTTCTCCGGTACGTCCCCTCCTTCGCTGTTCTTTGCTCTTGAGCGCTGCCGGTCAATGGTTTCAGAATCTGAAATGGGAAACGAGTTTTAACATaaagtgcggatcgggccgcatttttctgtctgagcccggcccgcgtccgacagagcagtaaccgagcccgacaggaattaagatatttatgtccgagcccgacacagttaaaatcaaatttttttccctcatactaatgacacatgtacgtttgtttgtggaaagcccgcttttattaagcaactgtaggaaggcatttcggaaatgtcaacagatgagcgcatcagtgcacatggggcaacaagcgcacgttaacacaggcgcgcacctacataataagcttttttaaatttaaaatattcaatgccttatcgcgctgatgtgactgagcccgacccgaacccgaacatcattttttAATATCAGTCCGAACCCAGCCCGGCCCACCAGGTACCGCCGGGTCCCGAcaggctcggttcgggtatccatcctctatttTAACATGAAGCGATTTAAAAATCAGCGTTGCAggattttaaatgtgttttattctgCGAGTCACACGGTTTACATACCTTTTTTCTTCACCTGGCACTTCACATCTGGGTGATCAATGACTTCGCACAAGGCAACACAGCTGAGCAGTGGACCCAGGAGACTTTCTCGCCAGCCACTGCTGTGGGGACTGTAGAGGACAGCCATGCTGAGGTCACTGGTGAGGTAGGTCCCCTCTCCAAACACTGAGTTCTGCACAAAACATGCAGAAAAGAAACCAGATTGACTGAGCTTTTGTGTTAGCAAACAACAGATATCTCAACATCTCCGGGAAGTCTTAAGGCCGATTTATGCTTTTGCATTAAATTGACATCGTGGTATGTACGTAGGTATGTAGAGATACCGACCCTACCACGGACCCTATgtcgtagcctgacgtgcatctcttaaaaaaatgtaactacacgtcgtggCATGGGACGTTGCTCGGCCctgacttggtagcgttgcatttccccctactcatttcctggttcttcttctccataaacaacatcaaATCGAGTAGAGGGATAACTTTTCCTGCAACAGATTTCCgactgtggtcagaaagcactgaggacacattttgtttctctcactatgcctctagttaggactcgctccgaagctaatcatcGTCACCCtttcactcgctctaccacacactccccgtgcacacacacgctggccctgctattctcttaaagagctcgacgcacacaccaacgcacaagtataaacttcaggccacttacgtaggctaccatgaaagctctgcatggagccttcacagaaccataaatcaaccTTTATGTATTATATTGCACAATAACAGGTCTACAaggaatatattatattatatatatatatacacacacacacacacacacacacacacacaataataaaaccGCCATTTTGTGCTACAGAAGAGATGGAGCAGTGATGACTGCACTAACCTTGTTGAGGTGACAGTGCAGCCCATTGTGAATGATTGAGTGGAAGTTTTCCAGGCGGCTCCCGTGGAATGCATAGAAGACGTCTCTACCTTCCCTCATCTTCTCAAACCTGGCATTCATCTGATCACAGTACTCCAGGGCAAACAGGAAGTCTGGCACAGGTGCAGAAATCCCTTCATTTTCCGTCAGGTTACAAAGTTTGGCATACTGGAAGAGAACGAAGAAAgttgctgtaaacaaaaaaagcaagtagtaaaatacatttctgtatttatacTTGTAGTGATGTACCTCATCTTTCTGTAATGTCTTCACGGCAAAGCTCTTTGAAGAGAGAATCCAGTGTGTGAGAGCCAGATGATGATCTCCCTCTCTGGGTCGTAGTCTCACCAGCTCTCTCACACCAGGCAAAGAGTGCACATCTGCCAACTTGAGAAGAAAACTAACTTTTGTTGCTCATATTGCCACAACAGGAGTAGCCACACCTGTCCATAATAGGTCTCATCTTCCCTTTCACTGTAGGGGGAGCTGTATTGTCTTTGAAtgtgtctctctgactgtcatCTCTGAATTAATGTCATCACAAATGTCTGTATTGCATTTGTCCCTGTAAGTGTTACTATATTATGACCATGCCCACAGAAACCAAGATACAAATCTGTAATTTACAGCATATGTACACTGCCAACCTAAACGTTCTGAACACCTTTAGTATTGGCATTTTTTGATGAAAATGTTGAAGACATGCTCATTGCAAATAGcctaaaatcataaaaaatactgtaaagTGGATCAGAAGGTTCAACCTTTCCTTTCTCAGAGTAATATAAACTTACTTGTGATAAGTCTGACACTTTAGTCACTTAAGGTGGCCCACCAACGacataaatatatgtttttaagCACCGTCAAAGATCTTTGGTCCCAATTTGTGCTTTACTAAAGTGTGGGTtgagttttgttttattgtaaataaacacagttttgtTTATTGTTCCTATGTTTCTCGCCAATTATATATTTCTTATATCTtttaaacatttgcaaagccaaatgtttgttttttatctgcATCATCTTGCAGTTTTGTTCTCACCTTTTGTTTACTGACAAACTGCTGCCTCTAACAGCACATGTACGTGTATAATGCCACCACCATTACTCATGGTGTGCATGGGCATTCGTTcttaacaaaagtaaaaagttacgtTTTTCTCAATTACTTGCTGCCTTTATTGCTTACTTATTATATCTAATATTAAGGTACTTCAAATGATGTCTGTGCTTGATATTTGCTACAATATAGGGTGTTTAAAAAGTGTCTGACTGtcaactgtgtgtatatatacatatacatatatatatatatcttaccAGCTCCTCAAAGTCCTTATTGTCACCACTTATGTATCTAGAGGGAAAGGGTCTGAGCAAAGAGTCCCTCTTGTAGTTCTGTGCAGCGGCAACAAACAGGCTGCAGCGGAGATCTGCTGCTACTGGGTCTCTGTGCAGACAGGAGCACACCAGCTCTCTGACCGCCTCAGGTGGGAGCGGTGGCTGCATTCCCAGCACTGCAAACAGAGGTGATAAGATAGCACACAAGGGAGCAAAGTCAAAAATGAAGTTATGTGTTAAAAGCACAGCAAGTACCTCATGACAACGTATGGGAGTGCTAACAGAAATTAAACACGGTTATGTTGTGCCAAAATGTGTACTCCCATCCAAATCAGTTTGTTCCTGATTGAGTGTCTCCATCACAATTCCCAGACACCAAATGACTTACATgattaatgaattaaaatgacTTGTGCTAATTCTGCTCTAACAGCATCATAGTTTAAAATGTAAGAAGGGGGACCCATATTTTGGCTGTATGAACCGTCACGTTATCTTTATATACTTTCACTTATGAACTGTTTACACctctgtacatacagtatatgtacttCTCattatgcatatatacataacaTTCCTTTTTACATTtggttttattaatttgcaatACTGTCTACATAAAATTATATAACTATATtacttcatttattatttatttatattttagccctatttttttatttgttcagattttgcttttacttgtgtgttgttgtcttttgtatttAATGAGCCTTGTTGGAGGTGCCTGAGGCCTGAGATTTCCATTGCCAACGACTACTTGTTATTGTTTATGACCAGAccggtatacgtgcagtttagtgtcacaaattccccatacaatgtccttaattaattatgaacctgataaaccacctgtgctaccctaacctCAACCTGTCTAAAATAAGACACTCataatttgggacactcagtttttggaaaataatttgtgacaTTAAACTGCACGTAAGCCCTGAAGCTGTTCGTAAGAGGTCAGGTAACTTGCTAAGATTAGCTCATCTACTAATTGAACAATCCAACACTTGCCAGTCAAGTTAAGCACTATGTTACTGCTGTGTTAGGTAGCTAGCTAAGCAAGTAATGTTGTCCCTTTACTAGCATAGGAAAGTAGGAAGCCACGTTAGCTTACGTTAGCTAAGCTACAACAAGTGCAGAGCTGATCATATATCCGTCACCGGGTAACGTTACTGATTATGTAAAACACACACGTTAGGAATACATCCCTGTGGCACACAGACCTATTTTACATGACAGACACTAGTTGTATATCATTATTTGCACTTACCTTCAGTCGTGCTCAACTCATAGCACTGCAGGAAGAGCTAATGCTAGCTGAACGAACTGCTGCGTTCATGCCAGTGCTGTAGAAATAGCGTAAAATTATGCGATTTTCGCGCATGGACGAAACGTGGCAGATAGCGAATGGGAAGGCGTAGAGGGCCGTGTCGTTAAATTAATATAGCGGAAAAGCACACAGCTAACTTAGGTAAAATAGTCAATACATGTCTTGTTTGCGTTTTTCATCTTCGTTCTATTATGTGCCAGAAGCACCAATAACGTAACATTTCCGAAGAAACTTGAATGCAGCATTCCACATAGGCTACTGGATGTCCACAGAGCTTTTTAAGTTTCacagcagaaaaacaaaaaatatattttttattttttattttttccctgcCCCAACAGCTTCTCAGAGCCATAGGCAGACTTTGTCAGATACAGGGGCATCAAAAGCAGAAACCCCAAACAAAAAGGGTTTGGTAGATTGTAAAAGAAGCAAAGCAAGCAAGCAAAGTTTATTTATGTATCACCGTTTTCAGACACCAGACACAAAGTGCTTcatagacaaataaataaaatctaatactgtcaaataaaaataaaaaagataaaactaTGAGACACCATAAAAGGAGAACAGCCTAAACCTAAAAGCCTGTCTAAGTTGGCTTcttagctgctttttaaaagattccacagagagaaagcaggcaCAAACATGCATAAACTTAAATCTTGTGTTCTTATGTCTTTGAAGAAAAATAGTATCATTAGACACATACTTACACAGCTTTTGTAGTTATGGAGTAGATacaggcagtgtgtgtgtgtgtgtttcattttacCGCTTAAAAAATAGGCCTACCACTTTTTGCATCCAAGACTAAAAGAGCAGGGGAGGTCAACTTGTAACTAAAACAGGGCATGCTATAGCCTACATTCTACTTTTACAGTTCAGCGCTGACACATTACCTGAAGACTATTTTGATGCTGACATAAGGTCTGATTTAAAAAATCTTTTGTGTGTTGAGTAAAATCTGACCTTTTACAGCTTACAATCCATCATCCAAAGTTTACCTTGACACTGACTCTTAGTCCTACCAACACAAAggcttttgttaaaaaaaaaagataaaccaATCTTATTTGTCATGAACCTGCACAGACAAATCAACTGAAATCTTCCAGCAatttaaattacaaaatgtgatCTTAGAATTAAAGGATTCTTGCGTAGGCTTGAGTTAGAAAAACATGTGCATGCTTTAATTTCCAGCAGGACAGACAACTGTTATGTTCTTTTCTCATTCTTGCCATCTGGATCTGGATCTCATGCACCTTGAGCTCATTCAGAATTATTATGTTACAGTCCTAACAAAGACGAAGAAGTAAATTAATGTAAAACATTAAGTAAAATGAAATCTTCTGCTGCTTGTCTATACATCTTTTGCCATATGAGCCCTCTCTGCTTCTCAGATCATTAGCAGTCTGCTGACCATTCCAAACTAAACATGGAAATGAAGCATCATGCACTATAAAGCTTGAACAAACTTTCAGAAGATGTAAGACCTTGACTACCCTCAAGGGAGAGAGATTTTTCACAACCTAGCAACCCCAAAGTTGCTCTCAATAATGGTTTATAACTGATCTATAAAGTATTGGTAACTAATGTATCAATCATCTGATAATAAAGGCATGAATTACAACGTATAATCCCTTTAAGTGTtataatatgataataaaataatctaTTGAAATAATTATTATAACGTGGTACTGCAATTCTTCTGATATTCTTCGCTGTCTTTCACTAAACCATGAGCACTAAACATTATCCCCTTGCACTTATATATTTAcaatttttgtaattatttagttgttttaccttttttatttaatattgttatccattttatttgtagcctatttcaatgttttatgctgtcttttctgtttgttttattttatgctttACTTATAGTTCTTTGAGCTGTTTCTGTAGGTTAGCCTATATGAAATGTGCGACACAAATATGCTACTTCATTGCCATGTTatttggactgaaaaatgtaactCTGATATAGGCTAAAGGTTGTATTCCCTGTGATATTATTATCCCTCAGTGTAGGACTGCCATAGGCTacacctttttcttttccgCTGTGATAGTAGCCTAGTATATTTAATAATGTGCTAAcaggcagccaatcagatcagATCGTGTAATGCCTTCTCTGATTTTCAGCACTGTGGACAGCATCAGCCAGGGGCGGGGCTTGTTGAAATATTCCGTTCCGATGtgcgtaaagaaaagaccttacGTCACGTGACCGCCTTTTACTCCCAAATCCATCATTTGGGAATAACGTAACATATTTCGGTCTGAGCAGCGCCAGATCTGTCCGTTTCCTCCAATGTGTTTGAATGCAGATTAATCCAGGATGCTATTTAAACAAACGGAGGGATTCTAGCGACATTCTCGGACTAAACTGGAGGTAAGGCGTTTTAATCACTTACATGTAGGCTATTAGCCTACAGGAGGAGGGAAATTAATCTATTACAATAAATGGGATTCTATCTTCAGTAAAACCTGTAAAATCTGTATCCTGTGTGGTTTATTGTGAGGAGTTTGGGCTTGACCTGTTCAGCGCGTCCGAATGATGAGGAAGCACTATGTCGCACAGGCTGAAGGACGCTTCTCCATCGTTTGTAATCACGATGCACTGTGTCTTACTGCATCATCACTGCCCTCCGCccaaaacaaatacacatagAAGACAGTTTTTGCATCATTGCATAAAAACCAACCGGGGCCAGTCTGTTATTCATGGCAGTGATTGCTTTATTTTGTGGCAGAATAATGCCCTTCAGAGCTATGCTATTCCACATCCACCATCAAATGCATTGAAACGTGGCTTAGAAACACAATCAAATATAGCTTATTGGCAGGTTTAAGAGCTAAACAAATATCTTTATCATATGAAGTCCAATCTGTAAACTCTGTAGGCCTGTAACGCTTTTTTGCGCCCATGGGTTTATGAATATGCTACATTAGGAATCTCGACAAGGCCACACAGTTTCTAACCGCGCGGATTACACAGCTGTAATATGTGGCCAAAAATCATGTTTGTCTCTGTCGATTTAATTCATGATGCAGCAATAGGGATGGGTGCACTGGAAGGGCTAGCACCACCTCTAATCAAATCATGTTGGGATTTAAGTAGTTTATTCCAATGAAGTAGGTGCATGCATTCACAGTAAGGCCCATGGAGGTCTGTGGCCCTATTGCCTAAAGAGAgcagtgtgagtgagtgatcATGATGCCCTTAATAAAACAgctctgttctttctctgcaGTTTGGTTTTCAAGGCAGCTGAGATTGAAGTCTGTGTGCCTGCTGTTTGCAAGTGGAGGAAAATACTGAACGGTCATCATGGCAGGTAAGCTTTCTTAACTacattgtgtgcatgtgctttTAGAGTCTAAGCACAAAACCAACCTATTTACAAATTGTAATCCTTCATGCAGCTGTCTTGAtttctttatgtatttggtGTGTGGGCACGGCAGCTCCGTTGAACTGTTTCTTTGTGCCCTAGAAAACAACTTCCCTCCCCTGCCTCGATTCATCCCTCTCAAGCCATGTTTTTACCAAGACTTCAATGAGATCCCAGACCAGCATCGCACAATGTGCAAGAAGATCTATTACCTATGGATCTGTGAGTGTACCTGCAGTAAAAGTTTGTGTATCGACTGTTGGCGTGCAGTACAGTTTCATATTCAGGcctatttcaacatttttgttcaaAGTATAAGGTATAAGCTGTGAACCTGTCCACCGCTTCCGTGCTTTCATGCCAGTCCTTTGTTTTACCCAAAACATCATGAGACCAGATTGACTGGTCTCACTGTCACTGACACAGAGCCAATTaatatattttcagtttttttgtgtgcatttttatGCATAGATTGACATATTGTGTCTAAGTTTGTTTGACACATTTGCCATTTGCTCTTTGTTTTGAGAAACTAAATCTTTACAAATTTTAAACAGGAGATCAGGTtgatttttaacaacaacaccaGCTAAtttaatgtgaggatttgctgcttttct contains:
- the parp16 gene encoding protein mono-ADP-ribosyltransferase PARP16 encodes the protein MQPPLPPEAVRELVCSCLHRDPVAADLRCSLFVAAAQNYKRDSLLRPFPSRYISGDNKDFEELLADVHSLPGVRELVRLRPREGDHHLALTHWILSSKSFAVKTLQKDEYAKLCNLTENEGISAPVPDFLFALEYCDQMNARFEKMREGRDVFYAFHGSRLENFHSIIHNGLHCHLNKNSVFGEGTYLTSDLSMAVLYSPHSSGWRESLLGPLLSCVALCEVIDHPDVKCQVKKKDSETIDRQRSRAKNSEGGDVPEKYFVVTNNQLLRVKYLLVYSQRRHLSRRSRSTSWLLRHHFAIMMSLYLLLLIFIGAFNSNTFISFWNRLFR